Proteins found in one Pagrus major chromosome 20, Pma_NU_1.0 genomic segment:
- the prr35 gene encoding proline-rich protein 35 encodes MSKDDACKVTSASKHKERKPKKPHYIPRPWGKPYNYKCFQCPFTCMEKSHLYNHMKYSLCKNSLSLLIESDWPYKKGNILHPEQLRPFQQAHGLQAAGKDQLEQVTGTEERQRKQRVMEEEGEDRESQVAEDEEEGERGERVEVTRESSSNSRGDAAEIPAKKPKQPESELLMADMLSLEDQLLRARSVEVEAQLKHYKLSKTCLTAPGLLSEQWRLLASSHTKAKADGAQPRVSGSIPCYPPPPNLVDYQDPTGLNLSMLGVGYPISPSLFSYMNSAIPTAATGVAAQTHAQLAQLPFLASAAQLMHPASSTITDRALIPPRLYYPFLCEHTFGPASSQSDTGKVLKTSPNSLEASSLSGFQPKVNLWKVPALRPGTTAVSPAGWVSPQRDSPDQGYRLGEKLQATAKEGKASWGLKRTGAPLGNHETPTEKKPAMGFTLDLLKNIQTASNVNMAADKLLFHGSLQDAQLQSRPTELWYNDPLTSPTSETSSLPSSGGTNSQESSAARTTGEGASESVAALLSDLSKALQEYQEAERKISHLEKEDLPAQRHLWEHLSKIRSELSHIHLALERTARQSDGPLDLSVKRGSSDSVGDHGTGEDGSFKDNTTETEEEEEEMEDKKEEEENERKAMKASLESRKQSLDMLIKMSQASMVNAEVLSPGGLGMRPSSAEALWPSRTTKCEADSSVLLCPDGRSVVFTDIPSSVKTPKRPPSIQRLEAQCPLSPLTATDN; translated from the exons ATGTCCAAGGACGATGCTTGTAAGGTGACGTCTGCCAGCAAACACAAGGAGCGCAAGCCCAAGAAGCCTCACTACATTCCCCGGCCATGGGGCAAACCCTACAACTACAAATGCTTCCAGTGCCCCTTCACCTGCATGGAGAAGTCCCACCTGTACAACCATATGAAGTACAGCCTGTGCAAGAACTCCCTTTCCCTGCTCATAGAGTCGGACTGGCCGTATAAAAAGGGAAACATCCTGCATCCGGAGCAGCTGCGACCCTTTCAGCAGGCGCACGGCCTTCAAGCTGCGGGGAAAGATCAGCTAGAGCAGGTAACAGGGAccgaggagagacagaggaaacaaagagtgatggaggaggaaggtgaggaCAGGGAAAGCCAGGTAGcggaagatgaggaggaaggagaaagaggagagagagtagAGGTCACGAGGGAGAGCTCGAGTAACAGCAGAGGAGACGCCGCAGAGATCCCTGCCAAGAAACCTAAACAGCCAGAGTCGGAGCTTCTGATGGCTGACATGCTCTCCCTGGAAGATCAGCTTCTACGAGCGCGATCAGTCGAGGTAGAAGCCCAGCTCAAACACTATAAGCTGTCCAAGACGTGTCTGACAGCGCCCGGCCTGCTGTCGGAGCAGTGGCGGCTCTTAGCGTCCAGCCACACTAAGGCCAAAGCTGATGGTGCTCAGCCCAGAGTGAGCGGTTCAATCCCCTGTTACCCTCCCCCGCCGAACCTGGTGGATTACCAGGATCCCACTGGACTCAACCTGTCAATGCTCGGGGTTGGCTACCCCATCAGCCCCAGCCTCTTCTCCTACATGAACTCCGCCATTCCCACTGCTGCCACAGGTGTCGCCGCGCAGACCCATGCACAGCTCGCCCAGCTCCCCTTCCTGGCGTCGGCTGCTCAGCTGATGCACCCGGCCTCCAGCACCATCACCGACAGAGCTCTTATCCCCCCTCGTCTCTACTACCCCTTCCTGTGTGAGCACACATTCGGACCAGCCTCCAGTCAGAGTGACACCGGTAAAGTGCTCAAGACGTCCCCGAACAGTCTAGAAGCGAGCTCCCTGTCTGGCTTCCAGCCTAAAGTGAACCTCTGGAAAGTGCCTGCTCTGCGGCCAGGGACCACCGCGGTCTCCCCTGCTGGCTGGGTGTCACCTCAAAGAGACTCCCCTGATCAGGGCTACCGGCTGGGGGAGAAACTTCAGGCTACAGCCAAGGAAGGAAAAGCAAGCTGGGGCCTCAAGAGGACAGGGGCCCCACTGGGGAACCACGAGACTCCTACGGAGAAGAAGCCGGCCATGGGTTTCACTTTGGACCTCCTGAAGAACATTCAGACTGCATCGAATGTTAATATGGCAGCAGACAAACTTCTCTTCCATGGCAG TTTACAGGATGCTCAGCTTCAGTCCCGGCCCACTGAACTCTGGTACAACGATCCTCTCACCAGTCCCACCAGTGAAACatcttctcttccttcctctggAGGAACCAATTCCCAGGAATCCTCTGCAGCCCGTACAACAGGGGAGGGAGCCTCAGAGTCAGTGGCTGCCCTCCTCAGTGACCTCTCCAAGGCTTTGCAGGAGTACCAGGAGGCCGAGCGCAAGATCTCCCACCTGGAGAAGGAGGACCTTCCTGCCCAGCGCCACCTTTGGGAACACCTCAGCAAAATCCGCAGCGAGCTCTCCCACATCCACCTGGCGTTAGAGCGAACGGCCCGACAGAGCGACGGGCCTCTTGACCTGTCAGTGAAGAGGGGCTCGTCAGATTCGGTTGGCGACCACGGTACAGGGGAGGACGGCAGCTTTAAAGACAACACGacagagacggaggaggaggaggaggaaatggaggataaaaaggaggaggaagagaacgAGAGGAAAGCGATGAAGGCTTCGTTAGAGAGTCGGAAGCAGTCGTTGGACATGCTGATCAAGATGAGTCAGGCGTCGATGGTGAACGCGGAGGTGCTCTCTCCTGGTGGTCTTGGCATGAGGCCCAGCTCTGCTGAGGCCTTGTGGCCGAGCAGGACCACCAAGTGTGAGGCGGACTCCAGTGTCCTGCTGTGCCCTGACGGCCGATCGGTGGTGTTCACCGACATCCCATCCTCTGTCAAAACCCCAAAGAGACCCCCATCCATACAGCGACTAGAAGCCCAGTGTCCTTTGAGCCCTTTGACAGCCACTGACAATTAA
- the LOC141015758 gene encoding uncharacterized protein, which yields MMLTILFLLLLNTSACCGFGFKGCAQNFPVVNVMWCFNRNIANLSEVVSMIPDNITTINLSKNKIQVIPPGSFSKVLGLQHLDLSQNLLVSLKGGEFSGLDVLEFLNLTCNNISHIHSNAFDGLPRLRTLLLIHNTLATISPEIFNSLPAIREVDLSLNRLKAFGCGESGGSSTLQRLDLYANFIQRVNVSCFPALGYIRLSNNSKLELQADTFASNPRLKSLLCQRVKAEELLGLSAQTKKNLSRVAFSLFVEKSPLTICGLLQGMDRLVGIEVDLKGSMLPQTNTSLLDCATPPVVIINDANLGDVAQFSIGRGNTSKLYLNNCGLRQISRTTFNGYPRLKTLQLNQNKIVIQQDTFEDLTHLTFLSFDRSKIRDIDPNWFVPLKRLTRLSLLKNEITELPPKVFSALTKLEQLFLQFNLLKYISKKPFSKLRRLTKLNLSLNIIDFIEEGSFEDLTRLSYMDLSGNRIKRLTPPILSGLVNLKTFVLYNNRLHFKSYETPFINLTSLEYVQMEYQGPGGRGIGTIGPHFFQGPRRLTSFGIGHSIKVNFHPDAFVPLVHLKYLYIAGVVMKTTNLSATLSPLKNLQKLTLYRADLDALPANLLPPDNRLEILKLQANHLRTVDKTMLDALPRLRTLDITENPLTCSCANAWFKTWAIHNTETQVSYLYDLQCDNNRSSPYLWQFDDKACSYDEVSFTLFLTFSVLDIVFVCVCLAWHTQGPTLRYLLLILRAKIRGRKGAAGGRFQYDAFISYSSQDEAWVMEQLVPNLERPAAGAPRLRLCLHHRDFRPGTAVLENIEAAIYNSRHTICVVTRHFLRSEWCSMEFQLASLRLLCDGSDVLLLVFLEEIPEHCLSPYTRLRKIVRKKTYLLWPEEPQEQDAFWVRLVDALKDEEEGERGGDDELARLIG from the exons ATGATGCTAACCATCCTGTTCCTGCTCCTGCTCAACACCTCGGCCTGCTGCGGTTTCGGCTTTAAAGGCTGTGCTCAGAACTTCCCCGTGGTCAACGTCATGTGGTGCTTCAACCGGAACATTGCTAACCTCTCTGAAGTCGTTAGCATGATCCCCGATAACATAACAACAATCAACCTGTCCAAGAACAAGATCCAAGTCATCCCACCTGGTTCATTCAGTAAGGTGCTTGGCCTCCAACACCTGGACCTGAGCCAGAACCTGCTGGTCTCTCTCAAAGGAGGAGAATTCAGTGGCCTGGACGTCCTCGAATTTCTCAACCTCACCTGCAACAACATCTCACACATCCACTCCAATGCCTTCGACGGACTCCCCAGGCTGCGAACCCTGCTTCTGATCCACAACACACTTGCAACAATCTCTCCAGAGATCTTTAATTCCCTCCCAGCGATTCGAGAAGTCGACCTGTCTCTGAACAGGCTCAAGGCATTCGGCTGTGGAGAGTCCGGTGGGTCCTCCACTCTTCAGCGGCTCGATCTTTACGCAAACTTCATCCAGAGGGTTAATGTGAGCTGTTTCCCAGCCCTTGGGTACATCCGGCTTTCCAACAACTCGAAGCTGGAGTTGCAGGCGGATACTTTTGCCTCCAACCCCAGGCTGAAGAGTCTTCTTTGTCAGCGAGTTAAAGCAGAAGAGCTGCTGGGACTCTCGGCACAGACAAAGAAGAATCTCTCTCGGGTGgcattttctctgtttgtggAGAAATCTCCTTTGACTATCTGTGGATTGCTACAAGGAATGGACCGGCTTGTGGGAATAGAG GTTGACTTGAAAGGATCCATGTTACCTCAGACTAACACCAGCCTGCTGGACTGCGCTACTCCACCTGTGGTCATTATAAACGATGCCAACCTCGGGGATGTTGCTCAGTTCTCTATTGGGAGGGGGAATACGAGCAAACTTTATCTCAACAACTGTGGTTTGAGGCAGATATCACGTACGACATTTAATGGCTACCCAAGGCTGAAAACGCTGCAGCTGAATCAAAACAAGATCGTCATTCAGCAGGACACATTTGAAGATCTGACCCACCTCACCTTCTTAAGCTTCGACAGGAGCAAAATTCGTGACATCGACCCCAACTGGTTCGTCCCTCTGAAGAGGCTAACCCGCCTTTCTCTCctgaaaaatgaaatcacagaGTTGCCACCAAAGGTATTCAGCGCCCTTACTAAGCTAGAGCAGCTCTTCCTGCAATTCAACCTGCTGAAATACATCTCCAAGAAGCCCTTCAGTAAGCTGCGCAGGCTCACGAAGCTCAACCTCAGTTTGAACATCATTGATTTCATTGAAGAAGGCTCCTTCGAAGACCTGACGAGGCTCAG TTACATGGACTTGAGTGGGAACCGCATCAAGAGGCTGACACCACCGATTCTGTCTGGTCTGGTGAATTTGAAGACATTTGTTCTGTACAACAACCGCCTTCATTTTAAATCCTATGAAACTCCTTTCATCAACCTTACTTCCCTGGAG TATGTGCAGATGGAGTACCAGGGTCCCGGAGGTCGAGGCATTGGCACCATTGGACCGCATTTCTTCCAGGGTCCACGTAGACTTACCTCATTTGGCATCGGGCACAGCATCAAGGTCAACTTCCATCCTGATGCCTTTGTTCCTCTGGTCCATTTGAAATACCTGTACATAGCTGGAGTGGTTATGAAAACGACCAACCTGAGTGCAACGCTGTCCCCTCTGAAGAACCTTCAGAAGCTGACACTTTACAGGGCAGACCTCGATGCTCTTCCTGCTAACCTGCTGCCACCAGATAATAGACTGGAAATTCTCAAACTCCAGGCAAATCACCTCCGCACTGTGGACAAAACGATGCTGGATGCTCTGCCAAG attgCGTACTTTGGACATCACAGAAAACCCACTTACCTGTTCCTGTGCTAACGCCTGGTTCAAGACCTGGGCCATCCACAACACTGAGACACAG GTGTCCTACCTGTACGACCTGCAGTGTGACAACAACAGATCCTCTCCCTACCTGTGGCAGTTTGATGATAAGGCCTGCTCCTATGATGAGGTCTCCTTCACTCTCTTCCTCACCTTCTCTGTGTTGGacattgtgtttgtatgtgtgtgtctggcctGGCACACACAAGGCCCTACTCTGCGCTACCTGCTGCTCATCCTCAGGGCCAAAATCCGTGGACGTAAGGGGGCAGCAGGGGGCAGATTCCAGTATGATGCATTCATCTCCTACAGCTCTCAGGATGAAGCCTGGGTGATGGAGCAACTGGTGCCAAATCTAGAAAGGCCAGCCGCCGGTGCACCGAGGCTCCGACTGTGCCTCCACCATAGAGACTTCCGCCCCGGTACTGCAGTGCTGGAGAACATCGAGGCGGCCATTTACAATTCCCGCCACACCATTTGTGTGGTGACACGTCATTTCCTGAGAAGTGAGTGGTGCTCCATGGAGTTTCAGCTGGCCAGTCTGAGGCTCTTATGTGATGGCAGTGATGTCCTGCTGCTGGTGTTCCTGGAGGAGATACCTGAACACTGTCTGTCTCCCTACACACGCTTACGAAAGATCGTACGGAAGAAGACCTACCTGCTGTGGCCCGAGGAACCACAAGAGCAGGACGCTTTCTGGGTCAGACTGGTAGATGCTTTGAAAGacgaggaagagggagagagaggaggagatgatgaatTGGCACGACTGATTGGTTAG